A single genomic interval of Zobellia nedashkovskayae harbors:
- the pxpA gene encoding 5-oxoprolinase subunit PxpA, with amino-acid sequence MSILEIPYYKMTHNYLDLNCDVGEGVGNEKQLLPLLSSCNIACGGHTGNKESMTEVVSLAKENNVLVGAHPSYPDISNFGRISIKMGPKELINSIGNQVEGLVEVLDEQGVKLHHIKPHGALYNDIAKDESLAVCFLEAIKKYKKDTCLYVPYNSEIAKVALKEGFQIKYEGFADRNYEVDLSLVSRKQPNALITDKIQVLKHIVEIVDHKRVTTIGGKEVSILVDTFCIHGDTPSALEIVLYLTQELPNHNMYIKK; translated from the coding sequence TGATGTTGGTGAAGGTGTTGGCAACGAAAAACAGCTATTGCCCCTGCTTTCTTCCTGTAATATAGCCTGTGGAGGTCATACGGGAAATAAGGAGAGTATGACAGAGGTGGTTAGCTTGGCTAAAGAGAATAATGTTTTGGTGGGTGCTCACCCGTCATACCCGGATATATCTAATTTTGGCCGTATCTCTATAAAGATGGGCCCAAAAGAACTCATCAATAGTATAGGTAACCAAGTGGAGGGTCTTGTTGAGGTTTTGGACGAACAAGGTGTAAAACTACATCATATAAAACCACACGGAGCGCTTTATAATGATATTGCTAAGGATGAATCTTTGGCAGTTTGTTTTTTAGAAGCGATTAAAAAGTACAAGAAAGACACTTGTTTATACGTGCCCTATAACTCAGAAATAGCTAAAGTGGCCCTAAAAGAAGGATTTCAGATAAAGTACGAAGGTTTTGCAGACAGAAATTATGAAGTAGATTTAAGTCTGGTATCCAGAAAGCAACCTAATGCCTTAATAACAGATAAGATACAGGTTTTAAAGCATATAGTTGAAATAGTAGATCATAAAAGGGTAACTACCATTGGCGGGAAAGAAGTGTCAATTTTGGTAGATACCTTCTGTATTCATGGAGATACGCCATCTGCATTAGAAATAGTATTGTATCTTACTCAAGAATTACCAAACCATAACATGTATATAAAAAAGTGA